From the Desulfovibrio sp. JY genome, one window contains:
- a CDS encoding glycerate kinase — translation MRDCRADAEAIFRAGLARVDPLAMMERVLSLTGDILRVHTETECHEYDLSRFRNIYVLGAGKASARMALGLEKLLGERIAGGVVAVKEGYLEKLSRIHLMEAAHPVPDARGVAAAAEILAMAQAAGPEDLVIVPVSGGGSAILAAPLSLPARRLTLADKQETTRVLLSCGATIQEINCVRKKLSAVKGGRLAAAIAPAACLGLLLSDVVGDDLDVIASGPTVPDPTTAADALAVLDRYDVAGKIAPEALAVLLDVAAGRAPETPKPGDPAFAHTRTVLVGTNFQALLASRDKAKELGYDTVVLTSHLTGEAREMAHLFLGMAKDIAEYGVPLARPACVIAGGETTVTLRGSGKGGRNQEMALAFLAGLARDAKNAEEAVFLAASTDGSDGPTDATGAFASLDILREGQRLGLDAARYLAENDAYHYFEAVGALLVTGPTNTNVCDIKVLLSP, via the coding sequence ATGCGTGATTGCCGTGCCGACGCCGAAGCCATTTTCCGGGCCGGACTCGCCCGGGTGGACCCGCTGGCCATGATGGAGCGCGTGCTGTCGCTTACTGGCGATATCCTGCGCGTGCACACCGAAACCGAGTGCCACGAATACGACCTTTCCCGCTTCAGGAACATCTATGTCCTGGGCGCGGGCAAGGCCTCGGCCCGCATGGCGCTGGGGCTCGAAAAGCTGCTCGGGGAGCGCATCGCCGGCGGGGTGGTGGCGGTCAAGGAAGGCTATCTGGAGAAGCTTTCCCGCATCCATCTCATGGAGGCGGCCCATCCGGTGCCGGACGCAAGGGGCGTGGCCGCGGCCGCCGAGATCTTGGCCATGGCCCAGGCGGCCGGTCCGGAGGATTTGGTCATCGTGCCGGTGTCTGGGGGCGGGTCGGCCATCCTGGCCGCGCCGTTGTCCCTGCCCGCCCGGCGTCTGACGCTCGCCGACAAGCAGGAGACCACCAGGGTGCTTCTCTCCTGCGGCGCGACCATCCAGGAGATCAACTGCGTGCGCAAGAAGCTGTCGGCGGTCAAGGGCGGACGGCTGGCGGCGGCCATCGCCCCGGCGGCCTGCCTGGGGCTGCTGCTTTCCGACGTGGTGGGCGACGACCTGGATGTCATCGCCAGCGGTCCCACCGTGCCCGATCCCACCACCGCGGCCGACGCCCTGGCCGTGCTCGACCGCTACGACGTGGCCGGCAAGATCGCGCCCGAGGCCCTGGCCGTGTTGCTCGACGTCGCCGCCGGGCGCGCCCCGGAAACGCCCAAGCCCGGCGACCCGGCCTTCGCCCATACCCGCACCGTGCTGGTGGGCACCAATTTCCAGGCGCTGCTCGCCTCCCGGGACAAGGCCAAAGAGCTTGGCTACGACACGGTGGTGCTGACCTCGCACCTGACCGGCGAGGCCCGGGAGATGGCCCATCTGTTTTTGGGCATGGCCAAGGACATCGCCGAGTACGGCGTGCCGCTTGCGCGCCCGGCCTGCGTCATCGCCGGGGGCGAGACCACCGTGACGCTTCGCGGGAGCGGCAAGGGCGGGCGCAACCAGGAAATGGCCCTGGCTTTTCTGGCGGGGCTGGCCCGGGACGCCAAAAACGCCGAGGAGGCCGTGTTCCTGGCCGCTTCCACGGACGGTTCCGACGGCCCGACCGACGCCACCGGGGCGTTCGCTTCGCTCGATATCCTGCGCGAGGGCCAGCGGCTCGGGCTGGACGCGGCCCGGTATCTGGCTGAAAACGACGCCTATCACTATTTCGAGGCCGTAGGCGCGCTGCTCGTCACCGGCCCCACCAACACCAACGTCTGCGACATCAAGGTGCTGCTTTCGCCATAG
- the nudC gene encoding NAD(+) diphosphatase gives MPYPEMTHLAYNRDVIENDFIFGTPDRDVPGTPGYWLALRGNEMVMRPASGALELPFGLEPLPGPHAVSPVYVGTWQGRPLRAVRLEPEAAIPEPFVPVAAGYRGEALTEAQITLSGLARQVLHWRDRSRICPACGGAPTEITGSFGARCTVCAREYYPRIHPAVIVLIRRGDEVLLVRKPDWPADQYGMVAGFVEFAESLEECVVREVLEETGLTIRDLRYVGSQNWPFPSQIMAGFVAEYAGGELVVDKTELETAQWFSPASPPPGLAPRTSIARRLLDRHAPELVAAASRP, from the coding sequence ATGCCCTATCCGGAAATGACCCATCTCGCCTATAATCGCGACGTCATCGAAAACGACTTCATCTTCGGCACCCCGGACCGCGACGTCCCGGGAACCCCCGGCTATTGGCTGGCGCTTCGGGGCAACGAGATGGTCATGCGGCCGGCTTCCGGCGCGCTGGAACTCCCCTTCGGCCTGGAGCCGCTGCCCGGTCCCCACGCCGTCTCCCCGGTCTATGTCGGCACCTGGCAGGGGAGGCCCCTGCGCGCGGTCCGGCTCGAGCCCGAGGCCGCCATTCCCGAGCCTTTCGTGCCGGTTGCGGCCGGCTATCGCGGGGAGGCCCTCACCGAAGCCCAGATCACCCTATCCGGCCTGGCCCGGCAGGTGCTCCACTGGCGCGACCGCAGCCGCATCTGTCCGGCCTGCGGCGGCGCGCCCACGGAGATCACTGGCAGTTTCGGCGCGCGCTGCACGGTCTGCGCCCGGGAATATTATCCGCGCATCCACCCGGCCGTGATCGTGCTCATCCGGCGCGGCGACGAGGTGCTGCTCGTGCGCAAGCCCGACTGGCCGGCCGACCAGTACGGCATGGTGGCCGGGTTCGTGGAATTCGCCGAATCCCTCGAGGAATGCGTCGTGCGCGAAGTCCTGGAGGAAACGGGGCTGACCATCCGCGACCTGCGCTACGTGGGCAGCCAGAACTGGCCCTTCCCCAGCCAGATCATGGCCGGGTTCGTGGCCGAGTACGCCGGCGGCGAACTCGTGGTGGACAAAACGGAGCTGGAGACCGCGCAGTGGTTTTCGCCCGCCTCCCCGCCGCCAGGCCTGGCCCCGCGCACAAGCATCGCCCGGCGTCTCCTCGACCGCCACGCCCCGGAGCTGGTCGCCGCCGCCTCAAGACCTTAA
- a CDS encoding Rrf2 family transcriptional regulator, whose translation MRLTRAGEYAIRCVLYLAMHQDRAIISRKEIAEAMDIPAQFLGKVAQNLARAGIIAIRQGAQGGYEMVKAPEAVSLLSVVEAIDGEIFLNDCIHRPDTCTRQTICSVHRVWETARRQLRETLADTTLAALAREEEQACAKRPMRPSQIDGGG comes from the coding sequence ATGCGCCTGACCCGAGCCGGCGAATATGCCATCCGATGCGTCCTGTACCTGGCCATGCACCAGGACCGGGCAATCATATCCCGCAAGGAAATCGCCGAAGCCATGGACATTCCGGCCCAGTTCCTGGGCAAGGTCGCCCAAAACCTGGCCCGGGCCGGCATCATCGCCATCCGCCAAGGCGCCCAGGGCGGCTACGAGATGGTCAAGGCCCCGGAAGCGGTGTCGCTGCTGTCCGTGGTCGAAGCCATCGACGGGGAAATCTTTTTAAACGACTGCATCCACCGTCCCGACACCTGCACCCGGCAGACCATCTGCTCGGTGCACCGGGTATGGGAAACGGCGCGCCGGCAACTGCGCGAAACGCTGGCCGACACGACCCTGGCCGCGCTGGCCCGGGAGGAGGAGCAGGCATGCGCCAAACGGCCTATGCGGCCGTCGCAAATAGACGGAGGCGGGTAA
- a CDS encoding cytochrome ubiquinol oxidase subunit I, which translates to MDVLLLSRLQFAFATFIHFIFVPLTLGLSFIVAVMETKYVRTGDETYKKMAKFWGKLFLINFALGVVTGLTLEFQFGTNWSRYSTFVGDIFGSLLAIEATAAFFLESTFVAVWVFGWKKLSPKFHATCIWLVAFAANLSALWIILANGFMQHPVGYVIQNGRAELASFTDVITNGYAWNEFFHTVTGAWALGGFFVVGVSAWHLLRKQNVDFFTKSFRIGAAFALIFALVVALVGHRQGNIVAEVQPAKLAAMESHWETQPNAPMYLVQVPDPENEGNSIQFGKIPSILSIMAFNNPSAVVKGLKDFPKQDRPPVTLTFSAFRLMVGLGTLMIIVAILAFIARHQPVECSPKLLKLFVWCIPVPYLALQAGWAVAEVGRQPWIVYGLMRTKDAVSPLATSQVAISLVAFFVVYILLAAIDIFLLTKYARKQPA; encoded by the coding sequence ATGGACGTGTTATTGCTTTCCCGGTTGCAGTTCGCCTTTGCCACATTCATTCACTTTATCTTCGTGCCGCTCACGCTCGGACTCTCGTTCATCGTGGCGGTCATGGAAACGAAGTACGTGCGCACCGGCGACGAGACGTACAAAAAGATGGCCAAGTTCTGGGGCAAACTCTTTTTGATCAACTTCGCCCTAGGCGTGGTCACGGGCCTCACCCTGGAATTCCAGTTCGGCACCAACTGGTCGCGCTACTCGACATTCGTCGGCGATATCTTCGGTTCGCTCCTGGCCATCGAGGCCACGGCCGCCTTCTTTCTGGAATCGACCTTCGTCGCGGTCTGGGTCTTCGGCTGGAAGAAGCTTTCGCCCAAATTTCACGCCACCTGCATCTGGCTCGTGGCCTTCGCCGCCAACCTGTCGGCCCTGTGGATCATCCTGGCCAACGGCTTCATGCAGCACCCGGTTGGCTACGTGATCCAAAACGGCCGGGCCGAACTGGCGAGCTTCACCGACGTCATCACCAACGGTTACGCCTGGAACGAATTTTTCCACACCGTCACCGGCGCCTGGGCCCTGGGCGGCTTCTTCGTGGTGGGCGTGTCGGCCTGGCACCTGCTGCGCAAGCAGAACGTCGATTTCTTCACCAAGTCCTTCCGCATCGGCGCGGCCTTCGCCCTGATCTTCGCCCTGGTCGTGGCCCTGGTCGGCCACCGGCAGGGCAACATCGTGGCCGAGGTCCAGCCGGCCAAGCTCGCGGCCATGGAATCCCACTGGGAAACCCAACCCAACGCCCCCATGTACCTCGTCCAGGTTCCCGATCCCGAAAACGAGGGCAACAGCATCCAGTTCGGCAAGATCCCGAGCATCTTAAGCATCATGGCCTTCAACAACCCCTCGGCCGTGGTCAAGGGCCTCAAGGACTTTCCCAAGCAGGACCGCCCTCCCGTCACCCTGACCTTCTCTGCCTTCCGCCTCATGGTGGGGCTCGGCACGCTGATGATCATCGTGGCTATCCTGGCCTTTATCGCCCGCCATCAGCCGGTTGAATGCTCGCCCAAGCTGCTCAAGCTTTTCGTCTGGTGCATCCCCGTTCCCTACCTCGCCCTGCAGGCCGGTTGGGCCGTGGCCGAGGTCGGACGCCAGCCCTGGATCGTCTACGGCCTCATGCGCACCAAGGACGCCGTGTCTCCCCTGGCCACCTCCCAGGTCGCCATCAGCCTGGTGGCCTTCTTCGTGGTCTATATCCTGCTTGCGGCCATCGACATCTTCCTTCTGACCAAATACGCCCGCAAGCAACCGGCCTAA
- the cydB gene encoding cytochrome d ubiquinol oxidase subunit II yields MDLGTIWFILWGVLWAVYFVLDGYDFGIGIIRPFFSKNDTETRIMYNAMGPFWDGNEVWLITAGGVTFAAFPKTYAIMFSSLYTPLMLLLFSLILRGVTLEFRSKVDSAGWRKLWDACNFLGSFLPALLLGVAFANIFMGIPLDKDGILQGNLFTLLNPYGLAGGLLFVFLFAHHGALWLAQKSEGEIRERALRTAGKLWPVVAALVVLFLVMSWFMTPLFTNYLVHPALFIVLLVPVAGLLLTCKYRREGRPLASWVGSALLIGGAALFGVFGIFPALLPSSLNPAWSLTIENSSSTPLTLSIMLGVALVFVPIVIIYQVWAMHLFRHPVTQEDLDYDEAY; encoded by the coding sequence ATGGATCTCGGAACAATCTGGTTCATCCTTTGGGGAGTGCTCTGGGCGGTCTATTTCGTCCTGGACGGCTATGATTTCGGCATCGGCATCATCCGCCCCTTCTTCTCCAAAAACGATACGGAAACCCGTATCATGTACAACGCCATGGGTCCCTTCTGGGACGGCAACGAAGTCTGGCTCATCACGGCCGGCGGCGTGACCTTCGCCGCCTTCCCGAAAACCTACGCCATCATGTTTTCCAGCCTCTATACGCCGCTGATGCTGCTTTTATTCTCGCTGATCCTGCGCGGCGTCACCCTGGAATTTCGCTCCAAGGTCGACAGCGCCGGCTGGCGTAAGCTCTGGGACGCCTGCAACTTCCTGGGCAGCTTCCTGCCGGCCCTGCTCCTCGGCGTGGCCTTCGCCAACATCTTCATGGGCATTCCTCTCGACAAGGACGGCATCCTGCAGGGCAACCTCTTCACCCTGCTCAACCCCTACGGCCTGGCCGGCGGGCTGCTGTTCGTGTTCCTGTTCGCCCACCACGGCGCGCTGTGGCTGGCCCAGAAGTCCGAGGGCGAAATCCGCGAACGCGCGCTTCGTACCGCCGGCAAGCTCTGGCCGGTGGTGGCCGCGCTGGTGGTGCTGTTCCTCGTCATGTCCTGGTTCATGACGCCGCTTTTCACCAACTACCTCGTCCATCCGGCGCTTTTCATCGTGCTGCTCGTGCCGGTGGCCGGGCTGCTCTTGACCTGCAAGTACCGCCGCGAGGGACGTCCGCTGGCCTCCTGGGTCGGCTCGGCGCTTTTGATTGGCGGCGCGGCGCTCTTCGGCGTGTTCGGCATCTTCCCGGCCCTGCTGCCCTCGAGCCTCAACCCGGCCTGGTCGCTGACCATCGAGAACTCCTCGTCCACGCCGCTGACGCTTTCCATCATGCTCGGCGTGGCCCTGGTCTTCGTGCCCATCGTCATCATCTACCAGGTCTGGGCCATGCACCTGTTCCGTCATCCCGTGACCCAGGAAGACCTGGATTACGACGAAGCCTACTAG
- a CDS encoding HD-GYP domain-containing protein has protein sequence MLKPPYFDDPTQSDRKSPESATGRDTVMAAVHELAASLGRAIDAKDPHTLAHSEEVAEVARVLARSLGLSSPEADIVHVAGHLHDIGKIGVPDAVLCKPGRLTGAEWDRMRAHPAIGAEILAPLSCLSGLGVVEMVAAHHERFDGGGYPLGLAGRDIPLGARIITVADSLSAMLQSRPYRPAMTFEAARAELLRCRGSQFDPDVVAAFMADQAAVHRLCQRFRTQDENGALV, from the coding sequence ATGCTCAAACCGCCCTATTTCGACGATCCCACCCAGTCCGACCGCAAGTCGCCGGAATCCGCAACCGGACGGGACACGGTCATGGCCGCCGTCCACGAACTGGCCGCCTCCCTTGGCCGGGCCATCGACGCCAAGGACCCGCACACCCTGGCCCACTCCGAAGAAGTGGCCGAAGTGGCCAGGGTCCTGGCCCGAAGCCTGGGCCTGTCCTCGCCCGAGGCCGACATCGTCCACGTGGCCGGCCATCTGCACGACATCGGCAAGATCGGCGTGCCGGACGCGGTGCTGTGCAAGCCCGGCCGCCTGACCGGGGCCGAGTGGGACCGCATGCGCGCCCATCCGGCCATAGGGGCCGAGATTCTAGCCCCCCTGTCCTGCCTGTCCGGACTCGGCGTGGTGGAGATGGTGGCCGCCCACCATGAACGTTTCGACGGCGGCGGCTATCCGCTGGGCCTTGCCGGCCGGGACATCCCCCTCGGCGCGCGCATCATCACCGTGGCCGACAGCCTGTCGGCCATGCTGCAAAGCCGGCCTTACCGCCCGGCCATGACGTTTGAGGCGGCCCGGGCGGAACTCCTGCGCTGCCGGGGCAGCCAATTCGATCCCGACGTGGTGGCGGCCTTCATGGCCGACCAGGCTGCCGTGCACCGGCTGTGCCAGCGGTTCCGCACCCAGGACGAGAACGGGGCGCTCGTGTAA
- a CDS encoding outer membrane homotrimeric porin: protein MRPKHLLLALALFSATAQAALAATDVRMAGDARVYGVFFANRNFTGWDETGTRTEDRATFWQRLRLRSDFMANENLKFRFGMRIDDEAWGHGYLTAANPEAAIEPYLAYLQFKWPGTDIEVTAGYQPLSMPHTEVFYDSIVLAADDGDQASAALYVNIPVNEHFSVQAAYGQLLAAGRTYQETTTQIGDAFDIYHLALPVTLDGFSATPWGLVGVYGKGSDPDDLFATGLRSAASYLSTTGYPYKDNQNAMWWAGLALTVDAADPVKFYCDGIYGDAAPADRERNRRRGWFFDAGVTYSGFDWMVPGVFGWVASGEDSSLGNGSERLPVITPKWGPGTSFLFDNDQEFSNNSIGVDPTGTWGLAASLRDIRFLEKLASRLTVAAVAGTNSPAGLRKAVTASGGVGQYVTMGRNLAQGEWLIGVNCDSSYAITEQLSLTVQTGFASPQGLKTSIWGHRFTNQAQDAWMGSLGFLYTF from the coding sequence ATGCGACCCAAACATCTCCTTCTCGCCCTGGCGCTTTTTAGCGCCACCGCCCAGGCGGCCCTTGCCGCGACCGATGTCCGCATGGCCGGCGACGCCCGCGTCTACGGCGTCTTCTTCGCCAATCGCAACTTCACCGGCTGGGACGAAACCGGCACCCGGACCGAGGACCGCGCCACCTTCTGGCAGCGGTTGCGGCTGCGCAGCGATTTCATGGCCAACGAAAACCTCAAATTCCGCTTCGGCATGCGCATCGACGACGAGGCCTGGGGCCATGGCTACCTGACCGCCGCCAATCCCGAGGCCGCCATCGAGCCGTATCTGGCCTACCTCCAGTTCAAATGGCCCGGCACCGACATCGAGGTCACGGCCGGCTACCAGCCCCTGTCCATGCCCCATACCGAGGTCTTCTACGACAGCATCGTGCTGGCCGCCGACGACGGCGACCAGGCCAGCGCCGCCCTTTACGTGAACATCCCCGTCAACGAGCACTTCTCGGTCCAGGCCGCCTATGGCCAGCTGCTGGCCGCGGGCCGGACCTATCAGGAGACCACCACCCAGATCGGCGACGCCTTCGACATCTACCACCTCGCCCTGCCCGTGACCCTGGACGGTTTCTCGGCCACGCCCTGGGGCCTCGTCGGCGTGTACGGCAAGGGCTCCGACCCCGACGACCTCTTCGCCACGGGCCTGCGCTCGGCCGCAAGCTATCTGTCCACCACCGGCTATCCCTACAAGGACAACCAGAACGCCATGTGGTGGGCCGGTCTGGCCCTGACCGTGGACGCCGCCGATCCCGTCAAATTCTATTGCGACGGCATCTACGGCGACGCCGCCCCGGCCGACCGCGAACGCAACCGCCGTCGCGGCTGGTTCTTCGACGCCGGGGTCACCTATTCGGGCTTCGACTGGATGGTGCCCGGAGTCTTCGGCTGGGTAGCCAGCGGCGAGGATTCGAGCCTTGGCAACGGCAGCGAACGCCTGCCCGTCATCACGCCCAAATGGGGCCCCGGCACCTCGTTTCTTTTCGATAACGACCAGGAATTCAGCAACAATTCCATCGGCGTGGACCCGACCGGCACCTGGGGGCTGGCCGCGTCCCTGCGCGACATACGCTTCCTCGAGAAACTCGCCAGCCGGCTGACCGTGGCCGCCGTCGCCGGCACGAACAGCCCGGCCGGCCTGCGCAAGGCGGTTACTGCCAGCGGCGGCGTGGGCCAGTACGTCACCATGGGCCGCAATCTGGCCCAGGGCGAATGGCTCATCGGCGTCAACTGCGACAGCAGTTACGCCATCACCGAGCAGTTGAGCCTGACAGTGCAGACCGGTTTCGCCTCGCCACAAGGGCTCAAGACCAGCATCTGGGGGCACCGCTTCACCAATCAGGCCCAGGACGCCTGGATGGGCTCCCTGGGTTTCCTCTACACCTTCTAG
- a CDS encoding TetR/AcrR family transcriptional regulator — MAERMESPLRREQIAEAALTIVVEQGLGAVTVRRVAEAVGISAAALYRHYKNKGDILAAVLEEHHEMALANLRQAKAQGETPMDALKLIYLGIMKLVVKYRALPVIFLSDVLWFEEPRLRELKLKHHNTVRESLLEIFKQGQAQKQIRSDIRPEELFVHFLGLIAMPALICVRDVQDVDMPRQITANWELFIHAVRV, encoded by the coding sequence ATGGCTGAACGTATGGAATCCCCTCTGCGGCGGGAACAGATCGCCGAGGCCGCGCTGACGATCGTGGTCGAGCAAGGGCTCGGCGCGGTGACCGTCCGCCGGGTGGCCGAGGCGGTGGGCATCTCCGCCGCCGCCCTGTACCGCCACTACAAGAACAAGGGGGACATCCTCGCCGCCGTGCTCGAAGAGCACCACGAAATGGCCCTCGCCAACCTGCGCCAGGCCAAGGCCCAGGGGGAAACCCCCATGGATGCCCTGAAGCTGATCTATCTGGGCATCATGAAACTCGTGGTCAAGTACCGCGCCCTGCCGGTGATATTTCTTTCGGATGTCCTGTGGTTCGAGGAACCGCGCCTGCGTGAACTCAAGCTCAAACACCACAATACAGTGCGCGAAAGCCTTCTCGAAATCTTCAAACAAGGGCAGGCGCAAAAGCAGATTCGCAGCGACATCCGTCCGGAAGAACTCTTCGTGCATTTTCTCGGATTGATCGCCATGCCCGCCCTTATTTGTGTGCGTGATGTCCAGGACGTGGACATGCCGCGCCAGATCACCGCCAATTGGGAGCTTTTCATCCATGCCGTTCGGGTTTGA
- a CDS encoding efflux RND transporter periplasmic adaptor subunit, producing the protein MTAFTLPQTALRGLILGVLCALCAGLSGCATDSSGQETSAKAPPPPEIVAYTVKRADIPLHMAYMGQTAGSREVQVRARVGGILLRRNYEEGQPVRQGDLMFEIDPAPYQAALEQAKGALGQTEATLTQAERDAKRMETLYKGDVVAKKDFDDARTTLDSAKAAVESARGKVREASLNLQWTKVTAPISGLTSKETKSEGSLISTTSDSSLLTTINRVDPLYVNFSMSGPEMLRLRKDLAAGKVVIGAGGDYVVRLVLPDGSVYKEPGRINFTDTQVDSTTGVVKVRAEFKNPDGAVLPGQFVRVRLEGAHYKDALAVPQGAVLNTQQGAMVWVLDASNKVSPRPIVLGQSVGNDYLVDKGLINGDRIVAEGIIKVRPGMVVRVRQENAPAQAEGSGKPTAQASADKAEASQATKEPRS; encoded by the coding sequence ATGACCGCGTTTACGCTCCCGCAAACCGCCCTTCGCGGGCTCATCCTTGGCGTGTTGTGCGCCCTTTGCGCCGGCCTCTCCGGTTGCGCCACGGACAGTTCCGGACAGGAGACGTCCGCCAAGGCCCCGCCGCCCCCGGAAATCGTGGCCTATACCGTCAAGCGCGCCGATATTCCCCTGCACATGGCCTACATGGGCCAGACCGCGGGTTCGCGCGAGGTCCAGGTGCGGGCCCGGGTGGGCGGCATCCTGTTGCGCCGCAACTATGAGGAAGGCCAGCCCGTGCGCCAGGGCGACCTGATGTTCGAGATCGACCCCGCCCCCTACCAGGCCGCCCTGGAACAGGCCAAGGGTGCGCTCGGCCAGACCGAGGCCACCCTGACCCAGGCCGAACGCGACGCCAAGCGCATGGAAACGCTCTACAAGGGCGATGTCGTGGCCAAAAAGGACTTTGACGACGCGAGGACCACCCTGGATTCGGCCAAGGCCGCCGTGGAATCTGCCCGGGGCAAGGTGCGCGAAGCGTCGCTGAACCTCCAATGGACCAAGGTCACGGCCCCTATCTCCGGTCTCACCAGCAAGGAGACCAAGTCTGAAGGCAGCCTCATCAGCACCACCAGCGACAGCAGCCTTTTGACCACCATCAACCGGGTCGATCCGCTCTACGTCAACTTCTCCATGTCCGGGCCCGAGATGCTGCGCCTGCGCAAGGATCTGGCCGCGGGCAAGGTGGTCATCGGCGCGGGCGGCGATTACGTCGTGCGCCTGGTCCTGCCCGACGGCAGCGTCTACAAGGAGCCCGGCCGCATCAACTTCACCGACACCCAGGTCGACTCCACCACCGGCGTGGTCAAGGTCCGGGCCGAGTTCAAGAATCCCGACGGCGCGGTGCTGCCGGGCCAGTTCGTGCGGGTGCGCCTGGAAGGCGCCCACTACAAGGACGCCCTGGCCGTGCCCCAGGGCGCGGTGCTCAACACCCAGCAGGGCGCCATGGTCTGGGTCCTGGACGCCTCCAACAAGGTCTCGCCCCGGCCCATCGTGCTCGGCCAGTCCGTCGGCAACGACTACCTGGTGGATAAGGGCCTGATAAACGGTGACCGCATCGTGGCCGAGGGCATCATCAAGGTGCGCCCCGGCATGGTCGTGCGCGTGCGCCAGGAGAATGCGCCCGCCCAGGCCGAGGGATCGGGCAAGCCCACCGCCCAGGCGTCCGCCGACAAGGCCGAAGCCTCCCAGGCGACCAAGGAGCCCCGTTCATGA